The following DNA comes from Ictalurus punctatus breed USDA103 chromosome 19, Coco_2.0, whole genome shotgun sequence.
TTTGACAGATCTGATCTCTGAGTAGTTCTTTGATTTTATCATTAACACTATCTTCCTCTATCTTTCCACACCCTGTCCGAATAGCGTCCAAACAATTCACTTTAAACAGAGGATGCAATATTTCAGACCCCTCAATCCCTCTATTGTCTAGTGTATAAAAACATGAGAGTGAACATGAGAGTGAACACCTGTGCTGGGTGTGGGTAGCCCTGATCCTGATCACACGGCTAATCTCTGCGTTTTGATATCAGGCCTGTGAGGTTGTTTTACCCTCATAGACTTGGGTTTGATCTCAGTGAGCTGCACATAAGTGACCCACGACTATTACTGTTCTCACACATGCTTGAGTGCTCTGTGCTGTTTCAGTTCATTAGTTCTTTCAGTTCTTTCAGAATCCATGTGGAGATgtacagagagtgagacagttcTGAGCACACTGTATATGATATATGCCATTAATCCTGTGTGGGACTGGTGAATGAAATGTGATTTAATGGTTTTACATTGCCGTTACAGCTGCAGACTTGTAGACTGACAATCAGGAGCCCCTGCTTGGGCAAAATGGGTTAGAATTACAGTGTAGTCGTTTCTGGGAAGTAACAAAACACATTTACTTTATACTTTACTTGAGGGTTTCACtcatttatacatattatattgaaatattcgTGATGTGTTTCGTGAATCATGTGCTAATCTGTTGGTTGGTGTTGTATTTTGATTATAACCATGAAAGTTAGCACTTGTCTCACATGCTGCTATCACAGGGGCCATTACTAGTGCAGTTACAACATCATTTAATAGAAGAAAAAATTTCAacactctcaaacacaaataataactgtctctttttttgctgttagctcctaaaaaaaaaaaagagcaaaactaAAGCTCTATTGCATTGCAGGCAGAGATGAAGCAAGAGCTAAATCCCACAGAAACACTATTGGCAGGTTGTCAAACagcaccctgctgaaaaaacaatagaaaccatcacagaaattctaatggtttctactacaaataccattacaaaccatcagctaacaattacaaacattaccattatcattattggtccttaatggtgtccactaggtataacatgccaccagtagaaggcaacaaattaccagtagagacccacaggggcTATTACAGATgttattaaaaccaatacaattcccattataaccattaaaatcattacaaattctatgagggtttcctattgtttttttcagcagggcattgtgggtaatgtaggaaatgGGTAATGAAAGTAGTTCAGATTTTGATTACAAAACAAATCTTCTATGCAATTAGATAccatatataattttataacgATTAATATGCAACCATTCGGGGATTTTACCTTTAAGACATTTCACTTTTACTCACCACATTAATCACACTCAAACAAGTCACTGTATAACATCTGGAATATTTTTCAGAATCATGATTTTTGCAAGACAGCATCAAGCATttgatataaacaaatatgaacTCTAATGGATGTGACAACAATATGTGGGTGAATGATTCCTTGATGTACCCATTTATAAATTTACAATCTACATATTACTGGGTGTTTATACATACAGCCTAGCTTGCAGAATATCCATTCTCCAACTAGAAACATAAATGAAAGTAATCAAAGAATCAAAATAGGAGAAAACTCAACCATGGTCTCCTGAACCCCAGGTTCAGCACATGACGTCAAAgcaacatggctgctcagacCATCAACAGTAAACTTCACTACTTTAAATGAGTTTTTAGTAGTATTTACTTTATATCAatcaacacatacacatatttggttaaatctataacacgaACCATTTTGTTTTGAGAAAGCAAATACACCATAAACGTGTCAttaatgttagctggctagcttgttgctaacaacaCATGCTTTCATCAAACTAAAGCTAAGAAACGTGcatttaaatctttatttaaccCCTATCTCAGGCAACAGTCCATCATTTTACATGGATTTTTTGCTGACAGgttgcattttgctcttaaatgactGACAGGGCTGAAAGTAACCGGGTTGAGTttttagcatagaattagcaaatacactAAATGCGGTTAACTAGCATTCATGCTAATTGCATAAGGGCATTATGGCATTTTaatgatttctttaaaaatatatttataatatcatATAGGCACTCCTTTTTTAAGCGAATTATTGAATAAAATTAGGATCTATACTATCATATTTCATGTGGGATAAGTGCTAAAACACACCATAAAAATAGAGAAGCGTCTGTAAGGGAAATGCTACCATCTTGTGgacggttttaaaaaaaaatcagattctAAAAATAGTAGCGATTAGCGGCCGGATTCTATACGGCTCCGTATTGAACGTGTAGTGCACTCTGTAAGGTACGCGGTCTGTTGTTGCGTAGCCTTTGTAGGGCACCTATATATGGAGCAGGGAGTGGTTTGGAAATCATCCAGTGACTCGTACATCCTGCATTCCGACTCACAGGTGATCCTGTTTCGCTTTGAAAGACACACTAACACTCAGACTTAAAATAACAagtgtttatgttaatattaataaacttACAAAATAGCTCCTTAAAGGAGTGAAAATTATAAAGAAAATAGTTGGGCAGGTAAAAACATTTCCTACTTCCGTTTTCACCTCTTCTAAGAAAACGGAGGCAGGTCTTTCCAGTAAAGgcaggtgttgtttttttcatcgAGTCCCATTTACATACACTCCAGGAAGTTCAGCTCATTTGTCTCGCCTACTTTGACACCGCACCTTGTTCCACTGCACgaaaaacagtttgagaacAGAAGCTGAAAACAGTCTTGAGATCATAATTCAGGGATTATTGTTGTACCATGAGAGCAGTATGGCTTTCAGGTGTTTAACAGCTGCTGTGTttgtcctctctctgtctgaggtGTCATGTCTAAACATCGCAAACAGCTCCTCTCTGACCTGCAACCAAATGGTGAGTAGATCATATAGTTTAGTAAAAAAATCTTTACAATTTCATAATTCCTTTCAAAACTAAGCTTCAAGATTTCAGGTTGAGGTTTTTTCTTTAGTTTCTGATCACCCTTTGTGTCAAACAATATCAaaattctgtttgtttgtttgtttgcttgcttttttctttgttttcctaaatacaaaaacattctgtATTTATATGGCCTCAATTAATTTCCTGTGTTTTTAGACGTGATCTTAACATCTCTGACGTTctacagggtttttttcttcttcttctatataATCATGAGTAATAGCAAAACACCTTAAATGACACAATGTTGGCAAGTACTGTTGGAGAACATAGTTGTATGAAGCATGTTACTCATACTAATACTGTTTATTACACATCAGATGACTTAAGAAAGTACATATTTAGCCCCTATAATATTGCTCACTTTCCTTGAAATGATTGTttccttttgttcttttctttaaagGTGCCATGTGATATTCAAATAAGTGAGTGTtttctgtgtacacacacacaattgtcttactatccttgtgtgGACCTTCCAAAAGAACCTTttggctattattattattattattattattattattattattgttcatagtagtagtattgagttattaatttaataatgtatAAATGTTCCCACACATTCAAAACTGTCATATGAAATTCATTAAAAGTATTAATAATCCTATAGCACTTTATCTTTTGAGTTCAAAATCTGAGTTTATTCCTGTTTCCCCAGATAACTGTATGTATAAAGAATGGATGAAACCGCAGCTTTTCACTCCGACCAGTCCAGAGGATCTGAAGGTTCATGTAGACGTCAGAACGGATGAGAACAGAGACTTGGTGCCTGTAATCGTGGCCGAATGGAAAGCAAGGGATGATGGTTAGTATGTGAAGTCACCACACTATGAGACATTGAGACGTGTATTCTATAATGTGTTTCCTGCTGACCTATATGCACTCCTGTATTTCTTTAACACTAAGCCAATGTTGAAGAAACATGAGTTATGTCAAAATGAATATCTGCATAACCTGTTAATTATAGAGAGTATCATTATAGGAAGCGAATAGATGTATATGATTATTTCTGATTATTGATTATGATTAGTGATGATGTCAACATTAAAgatgttaatatattaaaaacagggcgcacggtggcttagtgcttagcacgttcacctcacacctccagggtccggggttcaagtcccgccgtggccctgtgtgtgtggagtttgcatgttctccccgtgctgcgggggtttcctctgggtactccggtttcctcccccagtccaaagacgtgcatggtaggctgattggcgtgtctaaagtgtctgtagtgtatgaatgggtgtgtgagtgtgtatgtgattgtgccctgcgatggactggcaccctgtccagggtgtactccgccttgtgcccgatgcttcctgagataggctccaggttccccgtgaccctgaagaaggagtaagcggtagaagatggatggatagatggatatattAGAAACAAAATTCAGGAAACATGTAGAAGTGTTCAGCTCACAAACTGAACACAATCTTTCATGCAAAGATTGAGGTATTGtgtaaaaaagaaaggaaaaaaaagtagcCCATGAAAGACAACAACTTTGTCTAATTTGCatacttttataattttttcCTGGATTTTGAAGGAGAACTATCCATGTATAAAGTATATGTTTCTTGCAGGGAGCATTATACATTTGACTGGAACTGAGTTTCAAGTGACAAAGCAGGGCAGCGGCGAACACTTCTGTGTCCATTACATATTTCACAATAAGATTACTACAATGAGAAATCCTTCTGGTGAACAGGTGAGACATAAAACCACTATTTATACCTCAACATCtttctatcattattattattattattattattattattattattaaatctctGATGTCGTATTTTGAATTGCAGTGGTCTTTTTCTCTGGACAAAGTGGTTGTTGATCCAGGTGAGACATATTTGGTGTCAGTTTCCAACCTCCCCAAGCCCAACTTAGCCTACACCAGTTACTACATCAACAAAACTATCCAAGTCTCGGGTAAGTTAATGCAAGTAAATGTTTAAAGGTTTAACCAAGATTAAGACTGGTCATCACTTCACTGCATAGTACAGACTTTTATTCCAAGTCACAtgataattaaaaatgaacaattttgaaagtaattaaatttgtgtttttgtgattttcaATGAACAACACTGGACAAATCATGACACAACTATGATTCACTCTACCACTGAAAAAGCTGTGTTTGCAAGTGCATTTTCACTTTTAGTGGGACTTTTTGATGTGCGGTGTACGTTTAAGAGGACGTGACTTTTGACACTGGTAGTGTCACCAATACTGCTGTGTGCCACAAACTCTGCCAGCTGGCCATAAATCTGAAGAAATCAGTTTTGACTGATGTCTTAGACCTGGCTGGAAAATGTACCATACCAGTATGTCCATATTTGAACTACTACCAGACTTTACCACTACTGCCAAAAGATTTTTCACGTGCAAGGTTTCGTGCATTTTGCCACGTCCTCCTGAACGTGCACTTGCTGAAAGTCTCACCCAAAGTCTCTTATATAGTTCAGAATGCTGTTATAAATTTGTATCTGTTACAACAGGTTGTAAAAGTCCTGCTATGCAGTCGACTCGAATCTGTATTGAAAGAGGTGAGTGAACATCTGACTTTATTTGCCGTAGGAAAACAAAGACTAACATGCATGTGTACCGTCGTTATTTTTTTAGCACACTGCTTTGTTACACATCATTTCCACGCATCACTGCCTACGAATGTAATATTCACTGATCTCCTTGTGCCACAGGAGAAAACTGGAATCCCAGCATTTCCATGGTGAAGTCAGGACCTCAGAACAGGACACTTTTTGTTACCTTTGACACTGATGAGCATTCTGAAAGTTATAAAGTCCATTTGAAGTGCAAAGAACACAAAGAAACCCAAAATCTCAGTAAGGTAAGGAACTAATTTAGACATTTCACACACTGCTATGATATTATCACTACATATTTTGGCATTCTCGTACTTTGGATGAGCTAAGAATGAGTTATAATGCAGAAAGCAGTAAAGTGATGCACATCATCTACGCATGgatacaaaattatttttatagcaTTTTCAGTGCATCTTTTCTTATGCACAGGAAAACAGGTCATCCCTAAATCTCATGTTTGACCTTGAAGCTTGGCCACACACATGCTGCAGTTTCACTGTGGAGGTATTTTTGCAATAGATTTGTAATAGATTATACCTCCAATTATTATATacaatttcatatttcatataagCATTAATATGCATataatatttgttatttgttaaacaaaaaacatttttttatgtattcCATGTGTAGATCCAGCCCTTCTTTAAGTGTGGAAATGACTGCTTACGGAAGCAAAAGAATTTTAATATATGTCCAGGTATGAAACTAATACAGTCATCCAGTTTTCTGTATTCTTATTTTTGTGTGACTGCTAGAATGAGCAATTGAATGTTATTGGTTATGTTAATTTTTCTAAACAGACCCACCTAAGCCACTCGCAGGTGCAGATCATTTGTGGAAGGTTTTTACTGGGTTGTTTGTCCTACTCTGCGTCCTTTGTGCCATCTGTGCCATTTGTTTGCGCTGCAGGAAGCAGAAGAAGGGtaagaaatatgaaataatatttttatttcaaatatagCGGTTCAAATGACTCTTTCAGAAATTTGCTTATTGTGAGCAAAATATGCTACCtattcataaaattaaaaaaaaaatcactgacagACATGATTATTCAGTCAATATTATACTTTGGATTACAGGTACAGAAAAACCCCTGAATGAGcccttcacttcagataatctTCCAAATGGTGAGTGTTCCGTGCTGATCATCTACTCAAGAGACCACCCAAAATACACTGATATAGTGCTGAAGCTCTGTGCCTTCTTGAGGGCCAAATGCGGTACGGAGGTTTACTTGGACCTCCTGGACACGGCCTCTATTGGAGCCATGGGCCGCTTGCAATGGACGGAATTACAGAAGCGTCGTATAGAGCAATCCTCTGACAAAGTGCTGGTCCTTTGCTCACGAGGAGTGCAGGCCAAGTGGGGGGCTATGTGTGGCGAACCTCGAGTCCTCTTACGTGAGGATGTTTGCTCACCAATGGGAGACATGCTGACACTCGCCCTGCAGCTCATTACACCCGACATGCAGCGGCCCGCCTCTTATGGCAAGTACTTGGTAGCATATTTTGAGGATATCAGTGACGAATATGATGTGCCCTCCATGTTTGATGTGGCAGTCAAATACAAGCTAATGAAGCACTTTGAAGAGCTCTTCTTCCGGATCCTGGATCTGGAGAAGTATCAGAAGGGGAAGGTGCACACAATTAAGGGCATTGGCATCGATGACTATATCAACTGCCCATCAGGCAAAGCTTTGAGGGACGCCATTGAAACCTTCCAGGCTTACCAGTTAGAGAATCCGGACTGGTTTGAAAAGGAGTGCTTAGCCAGTGAAGATGAGGTTCCGGTAGATGAGAGCAGACCTTTTCTTAACGGGAGTCCCACACCGGTTCATAAGTGTGAGCCTGTGCTCAACATCGGACCATCCGTATGCAAGTGTGAGGTGGAGATACACCCTATGGACCAGACCCATAGTGTATGGTCCACTGAAATACCACATCTTAACCTGGAATATGAGGAACCTTCTTTTCTAGATATCCAACCAGCATGCCAGGAATATTCCCTCTGTCCAGTGGAAGTTATGGAAGCCCCACTTGGTATCCACAAAGCTGGGGTGTGCCATGCAGATTCGGAGAACCATCCCTGCCTTTTAGTTGAACCTGTACTACGGGAACCTTTACCATCAAGTAGAAACGAGGTATATGTGAACAGCTGGCCACCTACAGAAGACTCCCCTGCCATTGATAAAGAGGAGGCCCTGAGGAAACTACTGAACCTCCAGGTCTCCCTGGTATCCGTTGATATTAcagctcctccaccttcagtgGATGATCAGTTCCAGACATCTTGGGATATGCACTCATCCCAGCCAATGGAGATTGATGAGAATCAGGTGGAAGAGGCCTCAGGAAAGAGACAATCTAGATTTTCGGATCAAGGATACAGTTCAAGAGACTCAATGGTAAGGGAGGAGCCTCCTCCATCCTCTCTTGCTGCACTGGCTAAATTGCAGGAAGCCCTGTACCTAAACAGTCCCATCTCGTCTGGATTTTGTACGGAGACAATGGAGAGCTGATATTAACATGAGGAGTCAGGGTGGAGGAGCATCTGTAGCCTATCCCATGAACACTTGGCGTGAAGCAGGAATGCAGCTTAATGGgctgccagtccattgcagagtGCCAAGTACACACAGGAGTGCCATGTACGCACATATTCACAgcttgaaaaacaacaacattgttcTCAGGTTGTCAACAGGAAACCAGTGGAAACCCACATATTgtgtagatgtgttttattgttttcttagGTACAACAAGTGACAATTATTTGAAACCTGTGAACTGCTGTTTGTAGTGCTTACATGAGCTTGataatgcaaaagaaaaaagtcttgtaacattttaaatgacattttaacagaCATATGGACATCTGTCCACTGATTTCCATTTAAACAGgtattacatttaatattgcaCATAACCTTTTTGGTTAAAATGGGTTTTCATCACAGGGAATCTACAAGCTGTCATTTACGATATACTGATTACTTTACCATTGCATGCATTGCACTATAAATAACTTTCCgtgtaaaaacaaacatgtatgAAGATTATTTGTTTCTCAGTTTTCTCGTAGGTAGATTTGTATAATCAGATTAATGGATCTCCATCACATGGGGTTTTGAATGTAATACTATAATAGTACTTTATTAAtaactgcaaataaaataaaaaactgctTCTTTGGTTGTATTtgttgtgtgctttttttttgtgaaatttattGTAAACATATCTGTCAAATAAAATGGTTGACCTGTCCCTTTATTCCAGGTTTAAGATTAGCTAGTAAAATTCCGCCATTTTATGTAACAACAAGGTGATGTCAGGATTTtatagtgcaaaaaaaaagacccaTAAAGACTCTTGTGAGAGGGACTTCTGTATAACATTTGAAGGTGTACGCACAAGTTTAATTCGGCATTTTACATGCGTGTTATTTTTCTCATATACACATATTCAAACATGGAATACATTTGTATTATAAACATATTCACACTGCACGGTGAGGCACAAAAATCCCATTTTTGATAATGCACTTTCGGCCTGCATATTTAACTTTCCTTTAAGATTCTTTCCGCTCTTGTTCCACCACTGTTTGTGGATACCAGCTAATACACTTCCTTGTCATTGAAATGCTTGTTATCTAAATGTAATTGAACCTGTAGACTAACCAAACAGGTTTTTAAAGCAGTGTTTTCCAGTTCTGTGGAAAGAGCTAGAAAACATGGGGTTTTCCATTTCTTTGATCAGGCCTACTTATATTTCCTGCCTCTGACCTATTATAATACTTGAACTGAACTAAATGTTCAGTTCAAGTTGTTTGTTGTCAGCATGTTGAGGTCATGCAGAGAGGTAGCCTAGCTCTGAATGGAGACTAATGAGATACAGCTACTGTGCCGAGGCCAATCTTATGTAAGTATGAGGTCTATGGGCTACATATTTCCTCACTTTGTGGTATTCACAAAGTGTTAACAAGTATGTGGTTATGACCAATGGTATTAGCAATCATCCCAAGCCCATACTGTACACAATTAATGCAGTATTTCTTTCTCAACTACTAGCCATAACATATCCTTcactgacattttaaataaaaagaacataGAATTTTCACTTGAAATATACACCAAGTCCTTAACATTTGACACCTTTTTCACAAGTGCATTTAAATACATCAACAGACAATGTGTCTGACTGCTCAACAACTGCGAGACAATGTCTACTTCACATTAGTTCAATGATATCTATTAAATGTTATATAGGTTTTTAGTATAGAAAATAAACCACTAATCGCATAGCACCCATTACCGACACGTTTTCACAAGTTCGCACCTGTGAGTCTAAATGTGAGGTATGCACTGACACTGAGAACAGACTTCATGTCTAAATTCATTGCTTGGATCCATTTACAAACCATGTGATCCTATTACAGACTGTCCTGCCATGCTTAATCAGAGAGAGTAGCTCAACCTACTTTTTTAATGAATACGCATGATTTTGTTCTTTCAGTTCAGCACTTACTAGCAGGCAAAGATAGTCTACCATTTTGACCAACGTGGTCTTTGTTTTGAGTATCATATTGGTTTTctgaatgttttcatttcactccTCTGACTAAACTTTTGCAATTTTGCACTGGTTAAATACTTGCTGTCAATTAAGGACTTTTTCTTAACTGACTCGAATTCTTAaggcaagacactacaggtAGAAATGACAATTTTGGCCACAACagtcatttttcaaaaatattttttggataaattgTATATACAACATTCACTTAAAATGTAttgattatttgtttaattcactGTTTTTCATTGACTCATGGTCACATTATCTGAAACTTTGAAGAAGGTCTTATAAATCTTATAGACCATAATGACTACAATGGAAACAcatgaaatcacatttttaaaactgtttttataaaaaattttaaaattctACATTGAGAAGCAAAGATCTCAGTTTCTACATGACCggcatttattaattttaagtTCACTGCTATCCCTAATTAGAAGGATATTGCAGAGGAATTTCCCAAAACGCTAATTATTGTTGAATTCATGTTAGAATTTATACTgaaaatggcaacaaaaaataatacatttttcaaaaaataataaatatggtaTTTTCTTGATTAAACAAACTTTCAGTAAAAAGAACGTCTCCactgtgaaataaatatttttgttctaAACATAAGGCTTTAATTAGTATGCAACATTTATATGTGTAAATGTACATTACTGAAAATGTGCCAATGCAAAAAATACCTGTAAGCATACCtctgaaagattttttttttatttctttttaaagaaaaagatcCTATTCACCTGTAGTGTTTTGCCTTAACACAGGAAGTTTTCACATACAGAAAGATTGAGCTGCTCTTGTTAGGGAGCGTTAGCCTGCAGCTAGTGATCAGCTACATACTACCCTGTCAGTAGTGTTGTGTCAGTAATAGATGCGTTTCATGCTTTTAACAGCACATGTGTGACATTCCATAATTACTATGAATAAATTCTCAATAGTTTCATTAAAGTGCCTCACAATACAAGTGCAAATCAAAAACACCACGAGTCACGCATCACTAATGACCATCGGGATCATGAACACACACCAGAGAGGGTTTATACCCGGTGAAGTCGAGGGAAGAAAGGTTGGATTTGGCTCAGTTCCAATATAGCATCCTATTGGACTTGGCTAATGATATGAAGTTAGCTTGATATTAGATATTTCATATCCATGCCAAAAGGTCAGTGATGCTAGTTAGGGACTGACTTCAAAGTGCCATAAgatgaaaatgaagaaatcaaTAAGTCTTTACTTGAGTACTATATAAAAGTTGCAGTTAGATGGCAGTAATGATGCACAACTTCTGGACTTTGAatgtagaataaaaaaataaatttttacctCTGGAATTGCAACGTTGTTTGAACTGTTTGACAAACAATGttaaaaccaactgtaaagagTGCAACTAGGTGACAATAATGAGGCACAACTTTTGGACAtaattcaatacttattttgtATTAGCTTTTGTTAAGCAAGCAATATTTAAATTGCAATTTTCTCAGTTCTATGTGGATTAGGTATGTGGTAAAGCCACAAATCCATATGACTGGCTCAAACGATTACTCAGACCAATCCTATGGTGTATGTGGTCCAACATTTACAACATTAGTTCCTATTTATAGTTTGATGTACAAAAATGGAAGCGAAGCTTGTTTACCATGGTTATTCCCTCCATCCAGCTGTAAAAGCCCCACTTGGTATCCATCTTATCCTGTTATATACACGacctctcatatatatatatatatatatatatatatatatatatatatatatataaaattcatttttttaaccacGACTTGgttgctggtttgagtatttcataaactgctgatctcctgggattttcacacgcaacagtctctagaatttacacagaatggtgcataaaacaaacaaaaaaccatctTGTGAGCGTAGGGTCTGAA
Coding sequences within:
- the il17ra1a gene encoding interleukin 17 receptor A1a isoform X1, whose translation is MEQGVVWKSSSDSYILHSDSQVSCLNIANSSSLTCNQMVPCDIQINNCMYKEWMKPQLFTPTSPEDLKVHVDVRTDENRDLVPVIVAEWKARDDGSIIHLTGTEFQVTKQGSGEHFCVHYIFHNKITTMRNPSGEQWSFSLDKVVVDPGETYLVSVSNLPKPNLAYTSYYINKTIQVSGCKSPAMQSTRICIERGENWNPSISMVKSGPQNRTLFVTFDTDEHSESYKVHLKCKEHKETQNLSKENRSSLNLMFDLEAWPHTCCSFTVEIQPFFKCGNDCLRKQKNFNICPDPPKPLAGADHLWKVFTGLFVLLCVLCAICAICLRCRKQKKGTEKPLNEPFTSDNLPNGECSVLIIYSRDHPKYTDIVLKLCAFLRAKCGTEVYLDLLDTASIGAMGRLQWTELQKRRIEQSSDKVLVLCSRGVQAKWGAMCGEPRVLLREDVCSPMGDMLTLALQLITPDMQRPASYGKYLVAYFEDISDEYDVPSMFDVAVKYKLMKHFEELFFRILDLEKYQKGKVHTIKGIGIDDYINCPSGKALRDAIETFQAYQLENPDWFEKECLASEDEVPVDESRPFLNGSPTPVHKCEPVLNIGPSVCKCEVEIHPMDQTHSVWSTEIPHLNLEYEEPSFLDIQPACQEYSLCPVEVMEAPLGIHKAGVCHADSENHPCLLVEPVLREPLPSSRNEVYVNSWPPTEDSPAIDKEEALRKLLNLQVSLVSVDITAPPPSVDDQFQTSWDMHSSQPMEIDENQVEEASGKRQSRFSDQGYSSRDSMVREEPPPSSLAALAKLQEALYLNSPISSGFCTETMES
- the il17ra1a gene encoding interleukin 17 receptor A1a isoform X2 gives rise to the protein MVPCDIQINNCMYKEWMKPQLFTPTSPEDLKVHVDVRTDENRDLVPVIVAEWKARDDGSIIHLTGTEFQVTKQGSGEHFCVHYIFHNKITTMRNPSGEQWSFSLDKVVVDPGETYLVSVSNLPKPNLAYTSYYINKTIQVSGCKSPAMQSTRICIERGENWNPSISMVKSGPQNRTLFVTFDTDEHSESYKVHLKCKEHKETQNLSKENRSSLNLMFDLEAWPHTCCSFTVEIQPFFKCGNDCLRKQKNFNICPDPPKPLAGADHLWKVFTGLFVLLCVLCAICAICLRCRKQKKGTEKPLNEPFTSDNLPNGECSVLIIYSRDHPKYTDIVLKLCAFLRAKCGTEVYLDLLDTASIGAMGRLQWTELQKRRIEQSSDKVLVLCSRGVQAKWGAMCGEPRVLLREDVCSPMGDMLTLALQLITPDMQRPASYGKYLVAYFEDISDEYDVPSMFDVAVKYKLMKHFEELFFRILDLEKYQKGKVHTIKGIGIDDYINCPSGKALRDAIETFQAYQLENPDWFEKECLASEDEVPVDESRPFLNGSPTPVHKCEPVLNIGPSVCKCEVEIHPMDQTHSVWSTEIPHLNLEYEEPSFLDIQPACQEYSLCPVEVMEAPLGIHKAGVCHADSENHPCLLVEPVLREPLPSSRNEVYVNSWPPTEDSPAIDKEEALRKLLNLQVSLVSVDITAPPPSVDDQFQTSWDMHSSQPMEIDENQVEEASGKRQSRFSDQGYSSRDSMVREEPPPSSLAALAKLQEALYLNSPISSGFCTETMES